The following coding sequences lie in one Vicia villosa cultivar HV-30 ecotype Madison, WI unplaced genomic scaffold, Vvil1.0 ctg.002744F_1_1, whole genome shotgun sequence genomic window:
- the LOC131639711 gene encoding F-box/kelch-repeat protein At3g06240-like, with translation MFLPQELMIQILVWLPVKSLTRFKCVSLSIDFEALLDDDSGSVSLDLDRTFPQHFTDIEVEIKGSCRGFILLCHTFDLYLWNPSTGFHKQIPISPFGFNLDCFYGFGYDHSTDDYLVVLMFQHDLYNPTLQLLYFSLKGNTWKQVEGPHYRYTNRNREEPKGGSLYNGAIHWLAHRDDLLTEVIVAFDLVEKKLSYILLPCDSDGSPLHCGLWVYGESLSIYTTNYATNTVDIFVMKEYKVDSSWTMTHALPYDVIPNEGFCPLCCTKNGDIVGRDDGGGLVKYDKNGQFLEHHSYTNDDLPRQWTMYIESLLSLPSDGDNQQA, from the exons ATGTTTCTGCCACAAGAATTGATGATCCAAATTTTGGTGTGGTTACCAGTAAAGTCTCTGACACGCTTCAAATGTGTTT CTCTATCCATCGATTTTGAAGCATTGCTTGACGATGATAGTGGATCTGTTTCACTCGACCTTGATCGTACTTTTCCACAGCATTTTACAGATATTGAAGTTGAAATTAAAGGGTCATGTAGAGGCTTCATACTTTTATGCCATACCTTTGACCTCTACCTGTGGAATCCATCCACTGGATTTCACAAACAAATACCTATATCTCCTTTTGGTTTCAATTTAGATTGTTTCTATGGTTTTGGTTATGACCATTCAACCGACGATTACTTGGTTGTGTTAATGTTTCAGCATGATTTGTATAACCCTACATTACAGTTGCTGTACTTCTCATTGAAAGGTAATACATGGAAACAAGTTGAGGGTCCTCACTACCGTTACACCAATAGGAATCGGGAAGAGCCCAAAGGCGGGTCTCTTTATAACGGGGCTATCCATTGGTTGGCTCATCGTGATGATTTACTAACCGAAGTTATTGTTGCGTTTGATTTAGTCGAAAAGAAACTTTCATACATACTTTTGCCGTGTGATTCTGATGGTAGTCCTTTGCATTGTGGTTTATGGGTATATGGAGAGTCTCTCAGCATATATACTACTAATTATGCTACTAATACAGTTGATATATTTGTGATGAAAGAATACAAAGTGGATTCGTCTTGGACTATGACTCATGCTCTTCCATATGACGTCATCCCAAACGAGGGGTTTTGTCCGTTGTGCTGTACAAAAAATGGTGATATTGTTGGGAGAGATGATGGCGGTGGATTGGTCAAGTATGATAAAAATGGACAGTTTCTAGAGCATCATTCTTATACTAATGATGATCTTCCACGCCAATGGACTATGTATATAGAGTCTCTGCTTTCACTCCCTAGTGATGGTGACAACCAGCAAGCTTAA